From the Periophthalmus magnuspinnatus isolate fPerMag1 chromosome 1, fPerMag1.2.pri, whole genome shotgun sequence genome, one window contains:
- the smarca5 gene encoding LOW QUALITY PROTEIN: SWI/SNF-related matrix-associated actin-dependent regulator of chromatin subfamily A member 5 (The sequence of the model RefSeq protein was modified relative to this genomic sequence to represent the inferred CDS: deleted 1 base in 1 codon) — MSESPSNEEQREEQTEELDEAGGAEEKSDSDVGKESSSDAGADGPDGPDGPDASSSSFSPSKASSAGYEEKVKTDRTNRFEYLLKQTELFAHFVQPAAQKTPTSPLKMKPGRPRIKKDEKQNLLSAGDNRHRRTEQEEDEELLNESTKTTNVCTRFDESPSYVKTGKMRDYQIRGLNWLISLYENGINGILADEMGLGKTLQTISLLGYMKHYRNIPGPHMVLVPKSTLYNWMNEFKRWVPSLRAVCLIGGREQRTALIRDVLLPGEWDVCVTSYEMLIIEKAVFKKFNWRYLVIDEAHRIKNEKSKLSEIVREFKTTNRLLLTGTPLQNNLHELWALLNFLLPDVFNSSEDFDSWFDTNNCLGDQKLVERLHTVLRPFLLRRIKADVEKSLLPKKEIKMYIGLSKMQREWYTKILMKDIDILNSAGKTDKMRLLNILMQLRKCCNHPYLFDGAEPGPPYTTDLHLVVNSGKMVVLDKLLPKLKEQGSRVLIFSQMTRVLDILEDYCMWRNYGYCRLDGQTPHEERQISINVFNEPNSSKFLFMLSTRAGGLGINLATADVVILYDSDWNPQVDLQAMDRAHRIGQQKQVRVFRFITENTVEERIVERAEMKLRLDSIVIQQGRLVDPSANKLGKDEMLSIIRHGATHVFSSKESEITDDDIDAILERGEKKTAEMSEKLSSLGESSLRNFTMDTEGSSVYTFEGEDYREKKKVITNWIEPPKRERKANYAVDAYFREALRVSEPKAPKAPRPPKQPNVQDFQFFPPRLFELLEKEILFYRKTIGYKVPRNPELPNSATVQKEEQAKIDEAETLTEEELEEKENLLQQGFTAWNKRDFNQFIKANEKWGRDDIENIAREVEGKTPEEVMEYSAVFWERCNELQDIEKIMAQIERGEARIQRRISIKKALDSKIGRYKAPFHQLRISYGTNKGKNYTEEEDRFLICMLHKLGFDKESVYDELRQCIRNSPQFRFDWFLKSRTAMELQRRCNTLITLIERENMELEEREKAEKKKRGPKSGSAQKRKSEGTPDGRGRKKKLKL; from the exons ATGTCCGAAAGCCCATCCAACGAAGAACAGCGGGAGGAACAGACTGAGGAACTTGATGAAGCCGGGGGAGCAGAG GAAAAGTCTGATTCCGATGTGGGGAAAGAGTCTTCCTCAGATGCTGGCGCTGATGGGCCTGATGGACCTGATGGACCCgatgcctcctcttcctccttctccccatCCAAAGCTTCCTCAGCAGGCTATGAAGAGAAAGTG aaaACCGATCGGACCAACAGGTTTGAATACCTGTTGAAACAGACTGAGTTGTTTGCTCATTTTGTCCAACCAGCGGCACAGAAGACCCCCACATCCCCTCTGAAGATGAAACCAGGGCGCCCGCGTATTAAGAAAGATGAGAAACAGAACCTGCTCTCAGCTGGGGA CAATCGCCATCGGCGCACAGAGCAAGAAGAAGATGAGGAACTGCTGAATGAAAGTACCAAGACGACTAATGTGTGCACCCGCTTTGACGAATCCCCTTCTT ATGTCAAGACTGGAAAAATGAGAGACTACCAGATACGTGGTTTGAACTGGCTCATTTCTTTATATGAAAACGGAATTAATGGCATTCTCGCAGatgaaatg GGTTTGGGAAAAACTCTGCAGACTATTTCCTTATTGGGGTACATGAAGCATTACAGAAATATCCCTGGTCCACACATGGTGCTTGTGCCCAAATCCACCCTGTACAACTGGATGAATGAGTTCAAACGCTGGGTGCCTTCCCTGCGTGCAGTGTGCCTCATAGGAGGCAGAGAGCAGAGG actgCTCTGATTAGAGATGTACTGCTGCCTGGGGAATGGGATGTATGTGTTACATCCTATGAAATGCTAATCATTGAAAAAGCAGTGTTCAAGAAGTTTAATTGGAGATATCTTGTCATTGATGAAGCTCACAGAATCAAGAATGAGAAATCAAAG ttgtctgaaattgtaCGAGAGTTTAAGACCACAAACCGTTTGCTTCTGACTGGAACTCCGCTGCAGAACAACTTGCACGAGCTGTGGGCTCTGCTCAATTTCTTGCTGCCAGACGTCTTCAACTCCTCTGAG GATTTTGATTCGTGGTTTGATACAAATAACTGCCTGGGAGATCAGAAATTGGTTGAACGTCTTCACACG GTATTGCGCCCTTTCTTGTTGCGTCGTATCAAAGCTGATGTAGAA AAAAGTCTTTTACCGAAAAAAGAAATCAAGATGTATATTGGCCTAAGTAAGATGCAACGAGAATG GTACACAAAGATCCTGATGAAGGACATTGACATTCTGAATTCGGCCGGTAAAACGGACAAAATGCGTCTGCTGAACATCCTCATGCAGCTGAGGAAGTGCTGCAACCACCCGTATCTGTTTGACGGAGCAGAGCCCGGGCCCCCCTACACCACCGACCTCCACCTGGTTGTCAACAGCGGCAAGATGGTGGTGCTGGACAAACTGCTGCCCAAGCTCAAGGAGCAAG GTTCCCGTGTGCTCATCTTCAGTCAGATGACCAGGGTGCTGGACATCTTGGAGGACTATTGCATGTGGAGGAACTACGGCTACTGTCGTCTGGATGGTCAAACGCCACATGAAGAAAGACAG atctCTATCAATGTATTCAATGAACCCAACAGCAGCAAGTTTCTGTTCATGTTGAGCACCAGAGCTGGAGGTCTGGGCATCAACCTGGCCACAGCCGATGTTGTCATCCTGTATGACTCAGACTGGAACCCTCAAGTTGATCTCCAGGCCATG GACCGAGCTCACAGGATTGGTCAGCAGAAGCAGGTGCGTGTCTTCAGATTCATCACTGAGAACACTGTGGAGGAGAGGATTGTGGAGAGGGCTGAAATGAAGCTGCGTTTAGACTCCATTGTGATCCAACAAG GGCGATTGGTGGACCCGAGCGCCAACAAGCTGGGGAAAGACGAGATGCTGTCCATTATCCGTCATGGTGCCACACATGTGTTCTCCTCTAAAGAGAGTGAAATCACTGATGATGACATTGATGCCATtctggagaggggagagaagaag ACGGCTGAGATGTCAGAGAAGCTATCTTCTCTCGGTGAGAGCTCTTTGAGGAACTTCACCATGGACACAGAAGGCAGCAGCGTCTACACGTTTGAGGGCGAGGACTACAGGGAAAAGAAAAAg gtcATTACCAACTGGATTGAGCCCCCCAAAAGAGAAAGGAAAGCCAATTATGCTGTGGATGCTTACTTCAGAGAAGCTCTGAGAGTCAGTGAGCCTAAAGCTCCCAAG gCTCCAAGACCTCCCAAGCAGCCAAATGTTCAGGACTTCCAATTCTTTCCCCCACGTCTTTTTGAACTTCTAGAGAAGGAAATTCTCTTCTACAGAAAAACTATAGGTTACAAG GTCCCTCGTAACCCAGAATTGCCTAATTCAGCTACAGTTCAGAAAGAGGAGCAGGCCAAGATTGATGAGGCTGAGACGCTAACAGAAGAGGAACTAGAGGAGAAGGAAAATCTGTTGCAACAG GGCTTTACTGCTTGGAACAAACGTGACTTTAATCAGTTCATCAAAGCCAACGAGAAGTGGGGACGTGATGACATTGAGAACATCGCCAGAGAGGTGGAGGGTAAAACTCCTGAGGAAGTCATGGAATATTCAG CTGTCTTCTGGGAGCGTTGCAATGAGCTACAAGACATAGAAAAGATCATGGCACAGATTGAGAGAGGAGAAGCCAGAATTCAGAGAAGGATCAGCATCAAGAAAGCACTGGACTCAAAG ATTGGCCGCTACAAGGCTCCATTCCACCAGCTCCGCATATCATATGGCACAAACAAAGGCAAGAACTACACTGAAGAAGAGGACCGCTTTCTCATCTGTATGCTCCACAAGCTCGGCTTTGACAAGGAGAGTGTCTACGATGAATTGCGCCAATGCATCCGCAATTCCCCACAGTTCCGCTTTGACTGGTTCCTCAAGTCCAGGACAGCCATG GAGCTGCAAAGGCGCTGCAACACACTGATTACACTAATCGAGAGGGAGAacatggagctggaggagagggagaaggctGAGAAAAAGAAGCGAGGCCCAAAGTCTGGATCT GCTCAGAAGCGAAAGTCAGAAGGGACTCCAGATGGCCGTGGACGCAAGAAAAAGCTAAAGTTGTGA